The following DNA comes from Lathamus discolor isolate bLatDis1 chromosome 5, bLatDis1.hap1, whole genome shotgun sequence.
CAATTTATTTGCATTGCTGTAGAATAGTAGGGCTTCCAGTTTATTTatactttggttttgttcttagTTGTTAATGCTTGGtttatggtttgttttggtttttgtgttttggtgtggtttgttttttttttaataaataatggCCTTTCAGCTACCTATGAGGaagctggtgggttttttatGAGAGAGGAAtgggtgttttattttcttagtaacgttttactttgatttttatgtATTACTGGTTTATGAAACAGATAATCCCAATGTGTCCTCAGAATGTATGTACTGATATTTTACCTCTAACAccctttttcttcaggaaactTTCAGTCGTATAAAACTATACTCTTATTTCCAGTAAAGTTTCTTGAAACACCTCCACAGTAAACTAAAACTGGAAACCCTATCCATCACAAAAACACAGATGTAAAGAACATAAGAAAGtagatttatatttttctgttcccttCCCACCCTGAAGTGCACTGTTTGTGGCTTTTCTTAAGCAGAAAAATTAATAGGTAGCTGTGCTTACTAAAATCTCATGCATTTGTGAGAGTGGTCAGAATGAATGAAAGGGAAATTAAGATTATTTTGACAGTTTGAATCAGCAATAGTCATATACTAATTTGCAAGTGAGGATGTGTGTTGCCAATCTCATCAGCGCTTGCTTGTAATCCTCTTAGAGTAGCTAACTAATTTCCTCTAGTGATTAACCTTATTTCAGAAGTCTGGTCTTTCAACATTGTTTGCCAAAGAGGAAGCGCATTACCACTGGCCTTACTTGCGTTCCATCAAATACAGAGGGTTTTTCCAggcatttcttcccttcctgcttAGGTGTTCAGCATCATGGGATATTAAGTCTTAAAGTCAGAATGCAAGATTAAGATaaacttgttttaatttctgtattcaTCACTAGGGTTGCTTACACAGAATGGTATAGAAAGATACCTGTTTAAAAGTTGGATTTCTCTTTGACCTCTGTCTACCTTGAACTTTCTTGAAAATACGAAACTGTATAAATTTTCTAGGATTTTAGCTTAGCACCAGCAACATATAGGAGGATTAGAAGTCTACTGCCCAGTCTTGTTACTGAAAACTGTTGGAACTTCATCTTTTATGGGTATAGACTGCGGTTTATATGTCGAAAATATACTTCTGCAATGCTTTTGTGTCTTGTGCCTAGCTGTTCGTAATTTATATGTATGATTTTTTCTAGGGAAAtacttgccttttttcccctacaaGCATTTGCAGGCGTAGGTGGTGGTGTTACTTGTGCAATACACTTCAATACAGCAGTAAGGGTGACCTAGACCTTCCCCATTACCCTATCAGATACAAGCTACCTTGTGTGGCATTGGCAAGTACCAAGTTCTCTCTATCTTCAAGTTAAGGAAATTGTAAGTTACAGCAGGCCATAATAAAGGTGTCTGAGGCCAAATATTAAGAACTCAGAATTATTTCTGGGTTATGCCAACTGTCATATCAGTTGAATGACTATAGAAAATTGAATCTTTGATACAGTGTGGAAgtctcatttttttctgcaaaacacagtGAACAAACTTTTCAGATGTCACTTAGTTCTGTAAGGATGTATTAagtgaaaaatactgtaaatgaagatgcctgtttatttttttcttccttctttctcagaTCCAggtgtgtggggtgtgtgtatgtatatatatacacacatgagactatatatataaaagatcCCGTAAATAGGGAGGAAAGCATATGAAATGGATTTTATTTCAGGGTTAGAggtttttggtttattttcctatttccttaaaaaaacacTAAACCAATTTGAGTGCCTTCAGTTGATAATGCAGAGATACAGCATCTTGGAGTAAGCAGAGCAGAAACTTCACTAGGATACATTGAGGGCTGTGTGCCTGTAAATGTTTTTTCGGGCAGACACATGTCAAATTTGGAACCCCACCAAGGGCTTAAGGACTTTCAGAGAAACCTGAAAACACTGCCTGCCACAAAAGTGAAGTTGCCATTTGTGGGGTGTAGCTAAAACATTGAGGAACTTAACAACTCCATGAAGAGCAGGTACTTTACCCCATTCAGAAAAGACATCTCTTGATTGAGACATAAGGTCATGCACAGCTTTGTAACAATAGGCTCTAAACACCGTTCTGTACAGAAGTAGTGTGTTTTTAATACGTGTAGCAGGTAGTAAGAGACAGTGTGATAGCTGGCATACAGCTCTAGTCCAAGTGCTAGCCCCTCTCACAAGAGGATCCTTGCATTGGGAGTTGCAGTGTAGGTGTCTTCCCTCTGGGGGTGACTCTCCTAGAGGACAGCGCAGAGAAGTGCTGGAACTTCAGAGGAGCATCACAATGATACAGATCAGCAAGAGGCAAATTAAAATCAGGCAGAAATTCACAAAGAGCTCTTGGAGCCTTTGGCGTGCTTGTGGGTTCACCTCAATAGTTGAGGCTCTCCTCAGAGCAGAACGGGTTATGTATTGGACCTTCTCCATGGCAACAGGAAAGCAGAGGGCACAAATCAGAGGTTTTAAGAgggcaggaaagaagaaaagttgtCAGGAACAGTGCAAAGTGCCTattatcttctctttttgttttagaGAGCCTTTGTGGAGCTGGGAAAGTAGGAAAGTAGAAAAGTGAAGAGTTAGAAATACAGAAGTGTTTTGATCAGTGCAAGTAGAGATTGCTTTAAAGTTCTAAAAAGCCTGAAATTAATAGATTGCGTTTACCATGTTTTTAGATTAAAACagtttttttataattttatttttcaagtttagGTCTGTGCTGTattgtgctgcttctcctgaAAACTATGGAGCACCTGCTTcttagcagtgctggggaattgTAAAATGGAAGTTGTGGATATGTGGGTTTTAGCCACATCATTGATATAGGTCCTAATCATTTTATCCTTTACCGTTTGCAAGAAGGCCATGGCTGATTTCCCTCCCACCTCCACTTCATTTGTTCAAGCACAGGTGAAAGCGTGATGAAATGGCTAGAGTCGCAGACCTTTCAGCAAGGAGATCTGGATATTACTGCTGGCTATTGTTGACCTGGGCAGATAATCTGATTTACCAGGACCTTATTTTGGAAGGTGTGGGGGCAAGAAATCTTGTTGAAGCATTTCCattctaaataaaaattcttcagGGTGTGTAATTAAAAGCTAGTGCATCACTTTTATAGGGAATTTTTAGTAATACATATCTCAACAGACAAAACAGAGTAAGGACTAATGCGGTTTTTTTGTAATACACATGTAGGACAATGTGTTACTAAATGTGGGTGCAAAGGCAGAGCACTGCCATGAggagcaaaataaaatgtgtataTAACTTTGCCTCTGAATTGTTTTAAGTATATCTTAAATGCAGATGAAGCATGGGGTGTCAGGTATCTTAAAATTCTCAAAGAGTAGTTGCAGTGTAAAACCCTCCTGTGTGAACTTTCCGTGACAAGAGGCTGGCTTGGATATATGCATGCTTAGCTTATAGTGTGGTGGAATCTGTAGGTGCTGCCACAATATGAAAACTTGGTTTTCAAGATGATGTTGAGACATTCATTTCTCAAACCTCGCTCCTAAAGCTGCACTTGCGCCTGAATGTTTTATGAATTTATATTGTGATCATCTCTTTCCCAGGCTTCTCCTTGTCAGATATCTGCTGCCCAAATAAAATGATAAGCATGACTGAATCAGTACTGTGTTGTCCATGAATTTGTCTTTATATGTGGCTAAAATGGAAAAACCTTAAAGTAAAACAGAAGTGTCTTTCAgactcttctttttttgtccttcGATGTAGGCCTATAGGGTCAAATAGTACTGTGTGAGCACAATATATGTGCTGCCAGTGCCAGTGTTGTATTTAAAAGAGGCTTTCAAAGGAAACCAGATTACACACGGATATTTTAATAACTTTAGAGGATTACATGTGATGACATCTCTTCCTAAAACTGAACTTCAGATTTTGTTACAGTGTTTTGAGCTATAGTTGATCTTAACTTTATTGTGAATAAGACACACACCAAGAACTTATTTGTAGTGACTAATTTTTCAGCTTTGACTTTATGCTGTGTCTGGTTTTGTCTATTTAAGCAGTTAAAGTGCTTGCCAAGTATTCTGCTTAGCTTTTTGCTTGTCACTGTCTGCCCCAAGTgcagtaaaagcaaaacatgtaCAGGAATTTTCAGGTGACTTGGCTGAAAGTACATTTGTTCTCCCAGCCCGTGACAGGCAGGGGTGCATTAGGCTGTTTATCTTCTTCTAGACAAGGCATGTTAGATGAACCACTAATGCATTTACACTAGTACAGAAAAGTTTGTGTAACCAGCTTGTGTGACAGACACTGCACAGAGAACAATATTTCCTGCGGATGACTTCAACACAACTTGTTAcatcatttttttaatgcagggTGTATGCAACCTGTGGTCTTTTGGCTGTGTGTGACCTGTGACAGAAACATATGTCTTCTTCCTGATTTCTTGGGGCCCTTATAAGGACTGGAACAGCATAAGTTTTTCCCAGCATATGCGCACAATAAGTCCATTTTCTGTGCTGCGTTAGATTTAAGTGCACATGTGCTggcacctgcagtgctgcattgcTGCATGCTTCACTTGGCTGTTTCAAGGGGGAAGGACCTGGAAGTACTTCCAGGGCATTGCAGATGCAAGGCCAAGGCAGGTGAGGAGAAATAGTGAGATCTctctggaagggggaaaaaaatacttttcctttaGAACGGGTGAGAGATGTTGCTGAGGGAGCAGGCAGTAAGTCAGAAGGCTCAGTTGAGCAGAGCCACCATTATCTGTTTGGACATACATGACCAGACAGGCAATACAAAAggatcttaaaaaaagaaaggtaatgTAACTTAAAATATATACCTTTTACAGCTAGAAAGTGGTGcagggaagagatgaggaaaggTCAAAATACAGTAACTTGGTTTTCTTGATTTAAAAGCTCTTATAGGTATTTTGAAATGCCTGCCTGTTGTTGTACCTACTAAGCCTGTCTGTGGGATTTGTTTTCTCATGAGCAAAGGAAGCAAATTCTGTGTCTGTATTACAAAAAGTTTGTCTTTACAAGCACACGGCTTAAACTAATAAACACATACCTTCCTTGTTAATCCTTCATGGCGCTGTCACCCACCTAAAGTATGCATAAAGAGAAACAGATTCAGTAATACAGCTGCATATGGGTGGCTACCAAGGTCAAAATGAAcagtctgaaaaataattacactgaaataaagGCTGATCATTGCCACAACTAGTAGCTCTTCTCCCTTGTTAGTCCCCTGACTGTGCTTTAGGTTGCTGTTAAGGAAGTATTATGCATGCACCACTTCTTGAAAGTGCAGCAAAAGGACAAAATATATTTGACCTTTCTTTAAAGTTGTGTTACTCGTGTGGCAAGCCCAAGTATTGCATAGAAGAAACTGCTGGCTGCATTGCTATGCAGCTATCCATTCAATCCAGTTTGTTAGTGGATGTGAAAGGCTTGTCTTCTGCGCAGTGCGAATCTGCAGGTAGAGATCATGGGGCTGACACAGTCTGTTTCCATGTAAGGGGTCTCCTACACCTGGTGCCCTAGAGTGAGTCACGGATCACAATTGTTGCGTCCTCCTTCCCTGACATGTGACTGTTTCCCCGATTTGTATTAggttatttttatctttgttcCTGGGTGTCCTTCACAATGTGAGGAGGTATGTgaccagaaagaaaactgtgggCCACCCTCGTTCCTGGTGCAACTACATTGACTCCATTGAAAGTCACACAGGATAAATTTGTCTCCTTTGGAAATGCCACAGCAATTTGGGACACAGATTGTTTCCTGTCATATGTTTACTAAATGCAGCAGTGATATCAGTGGAATGGAAGAGGTTTGACACACTTGATTTGTTGCTGTTCCATACAACCAAGTGAAGCCCTGAAAGGGCATTGTTAAAAAGTACTATTGTGTAACAGTCTATCACatagattttaaaatgagatgTCCCCAAACACCAGTAATTCAGCTTCATCCATTGAAAAGAAATATCTTAATAACCACAATGCAGTGATGCAAAGCGTACCATCAAGTTACATGATCCTTGGTTGTGTTTAAAGCTGTTACCAAAAATTACCTGGCCTAAGAAATTCCTATAGCAATTTGAGATCAGTGTGGTACTCTTAGATAGGAAGGGCATCTTCTACATGTTCAGAAGAGGTAAGTTGAAAGATTTGTGTGTATAGTGACAAACAAAAGGGAACTCTGCATGCAGGGCTAAATGCTGTAAGTTTAATTGAACCCAAAGCCCCTTGTCACCATTGTCTGTAGATTGTATGGCCCCCACAGAAGACATTACAGTGTTTTAAAGCTTTGCCTGGGCACAGCATCTGCAGTTGATGTGTAGGCATTGGTGACTGTCCTCTGTTAATATATCTTATTCCAAGCTGCATCGCTTTGTTTTGAACCCTGCTGTAATGTACCTCATCATTGGCAGTGTGGAGTCACTGTAGTTGAGACCTTCAGGtctgaaaaatctcatttttttggggagggggagggaggaagatgaGAAGTGAGAAAAGAGTGAAGCAGGAAGCAGTGTGAATTAACTGGAGACCTCTAGAGGGTCTTGCTACTGTCACTTCAGTAAGTGAAAGTTCCCAGTGATAAAACAGAAGTTGCTTACAGGTTCTCAAGTACAGAAGTGATTTGTAAAGATATGTCAtaattttttacttctgttcttTTTACAAAGACACCCCAAGAAGTATGGACGTGACTTGCTAAGATTTACCCCAGCAGCTGGATTTTGTATTTACCTATGCTACAGGTACAGAATTCTGTTGCTTATTCTCATGCTAGGCTGAGAGCTGCCCTAGGCAGTTGTGTCAGTGAAGAAGGGTATTAAGGATATTAGCAAATTCAACAATTGCTGGGATGGGTGAGGGCAAGAGTGCAGACACTAGTGCAGGAGAGGACAGACTGAGGGAGGAAAGTATGAAAAGatgagcagaggaagagcatggaaatgtagaaaaaaaaccccaaataactgtgcaagagaaaggagaagactGCAGCTGGAGTACATTAAGTCATTGAAGAGTTAGTGTCTCGTACCATATAATGTCATTTTCTCAGTCACCTCCAGAAAGCGCTTCCTTAGGATGGGTCAGGAAGCAACAGTTCATCTTGGAGTTTGGCACATGCTGGTAGCAGGAAAAGCAAACtcagtttttcctcctttttaccttttgttttaaaatctgttttgtacTGAAGTGTCAGTACTTCTTGTGTTTGGGAAAGGACAAGGAAGGCTCACACTTtaagttgtttttctccttcctatcTTATTAATCCATTACTTTTACAATCTTCCTTTTGACTAGCTTTGATGTTCTCAGTGTTCTAGAAATAAGATCACTGGTAAGAACCTTTATCTGTATTTCAAGTCCATGAGAATGTGGCAGGTGTAGATGCCCAGAAATTATGCTGATGAATAGTTGAACACACCAGGCTtggtaccttttttttttccctgaagttaTCCACATGGATAACCGGAACTTCTATCTGTGTGCTGGTTCGTTAGAGTTGCCTGGGAGCTAATGCTTTGTGTTAGTTTTCAACTGGGCTAAATTCCCTGCAACTGCTGCAGGACCAGGCAGTGGGATCTTGAGCAGGTGCTTCAGCCTCCATACTCATCATTTCCCCTCATCAAAATAAGATATTAAATAACCATATCTTTTTCCCATCTGTTGGTATGATTTGGCTTTTACAGGGTAACtttgttttgtgaaattaaCTGCTTCCACCTCTAGATGCACCAGGTGCCTAGCACCTTGTTGTTAGGGAATGTAACATTACTTTCCTGTGGAGTTTGTTTCTTCAGTTGGGGTACTTTTCTATTCCTAAATCAAATTATtcttaaagcaaataaaaaggcGCTCTTGTAGCTGTGTGGTTATATCCCATTTGTCTTGTCTTGTGGTCTGAAAAAAAGTCAGTGACAATCACCTTCAAGCTATCTGATTACAACCTGATTTTAGTGAGTTCCATATTGTCCAGTGAAGACACTATATTCCTAATGTTTTCCAAGGATGAGAAATAAGTGCAACTCCTAAAAATAGAAACGTGGTGTATGCATAAATCCAAATCTCTAAATGCAAGTAACATAGTTGTTGTCACGAAtgagtggcaaaaaaaaaaaaggcagaaaattgTTACGTGCTGTAAATTAAATGTGGTATTTCACATCTGATTTGTAATACCACCTGCTATGTAGCACATGCTTCTGTCAGGACTGTCGGCTGTTGTTACTCAGCATTTGGATTCCTGTGATATGGGATGTTATCAGTGTGATGTTTTTAGGTTTAACTTAACAGCTGAGCCACAATGTCATCTTCTTTAAATTACCTAACTCTGTGGCAGAACAGAATTCAAATGAACAGGCGTCTACCCTCCTGCAGCTATCAATGCAGTTCAGTAAagggctgcctgcagcagtcAAGTTTCTATGTATATTCaatctgtgtgtgtatgcataaaCTATGTATTTTCAAGGGTGTGTGTATGCAGTGTTTGTGTTAGGAGAGCAGGATGCTCTGTGGGGCAGAGTAACCTCTCTCTTcactggaaaatacattttatgtaaCACTAACCCTGAAAAGAATCTGTCTGTCAGGATCTTCTTGCTCATTGTAGGCATGGGTTTGAAGGCACTGGGAGGTCTGAAGTGGTGCTTCTGCCTACTGGAAACAGCTTCTAGAGAACTTGATAATAGATTGTTTACCTTAGAAGTAACAGGATGTCCAGAACTTCCAGTACTTGTCTATTCAAAACTGGCACAAGGCTGCTGAGCACAAGCCCAAGCACCTGCATGTATTTTTCCCTGGTGCCTACCAGTCATTAGTAGGAAACGGAATTAGGTGTGTCTGTTCAGTAACAGGGAAACCATGCCTCATATAATTAAGGTCTATATTAAATCTGACTTTTCTAAAACCAAAACCTTAAGTGGACATAACTAGTAAGGTGTGAATTGATAGAAGGGAACATGTTTGTATGGAGGAGGAATTCCTTGAAAACCCACATATTCATGAATCATAATCCTTTTAAAAGTATctgtttatataaatattaagaTGTTCTTTATGTGACATATTTCTGTTTAAGATGCACTCTGCAGTGATATTAAAACTGGGGTTATATTTTGTTGTATAGTGTGCACATGCTTCCCTTAGttgaaaataattactttccGCATTTGAAATTAAGTTCATGTTACAAATCTTAAATAAATT
Coding sequences within:
- the PLN gene encoding cardiac phospholamban, encoding MEKVQYITRSALRRASTIEVNPQARQRLQELFVNFCLILICLLLICIIVMLL